A genomic segment from Glycine soja cultivar W05 chromosome 18, ASM419377v2, whole genome shotgun sequence encodes:
- the LOC114395285 gene encoding transcription factor DIVARICATA-like: MEFETPHQTCFMSNSSWFSQESHYTEWTREENKKFESALAIYDKDTPDRWLRVAAMLPGKTVYDVIKQYRELEEDVCEIEAGRIPVPGYPISSFTLKMVDNQCYDACRKKPATLRSSDQERKKGVPWTEEEHRRFLMGLLKYGKGDWRNISRNFVVTKTPTQVASHAQKYYIRQKLSGGKDNKRRPSIHDITIVNLTSDQEKPLLLNDESHMTFEQQKLTSMPKVQLEWINHHDNGSRMVVNPNYDMFMSPSSGISSKTLKLQGQDFYECAFHETYAKLKNSGFRTTSRDFNKEGIHAL; encoded by the exons ATGGAATTCGAGACTCCACATCAAACTTGTTTTATGTCAAATTCAAGttggttttctcaagaaagccaCTACACAGAATGGACAAGAGAAGAGAATAAGAAGTTTGAAAGTGCCCTTGCCATATATGATAAGGATACCCCAGACAGATGGCTGAGGGTTGCAGCCATGCTACCTGGAAAAACTGTCTATGATGTCATCAAACAATACAGAGAATTGGAAGAAGATGTTTGTGAAATAGAAGCAGGGAGGATTCCAGTTCCTGGATACCCTATCTCTTCTTTCACATTGAAGATGGTTGACAACCAATGTTATGATGCATGCAGAAAGAAGCCTGCAACTCTCAGGAGTTCTGATCAGGAGAGGAAGAAAGGGGTTCCTTGGACAGAAGAGGAACACAG ACGTTTTCTGATGGGACTTTTAAAGTATGGTAAAGGGGATTGGAGAAACATTTCTCGTAATTTTGTGGTCACAAAAACTCCCACCCAAGTGGCAAGCCATGCTCAAAAGTATTACATAAGGCAAAAGCTTTCTGGAGGGAAAGACAATAAAAGGAGGCCTAGTATCCATGATATCACCATTGTTAATCTTACATCAGATCAAGAGAAGCCTCTTTTACTCAATGATGAGTCTCACATGACTTTTGAGCAACAGAAGCTAACTAGCATGCCAAAAGTACAACTAGAATGGATTAATCACCACGACAATGGGTCACGTATGGTTGTCAACCCAAATTATGATATGTTCATGTCACCTTCATCTGGCATCTCTTCCAAGACCCTCAAGTTGCAAGGGCAAGATTTCTATGAATGTGCCTTTCATGAGACTTATGCTAAGCTTAAAAATTCGGGTTTCAGGACAACTTCTAGAGACTTCAACAAGGAAGGTATTCATGCACTCTGA
- the LOC114397271 gene encoding sedoheptulose-1,7-bisphosphatase, chloroplastic-like — METGIACYTRGPFLPSVSSKHSPPSISPSFGLRSLKSSSLFGESLRVASKSTLKVSKTKNTSLVTRCEIGDSLEEFLTKATPDKGLIRLLVSMGEALRTISFKVKTASCGGTQCVNTFGDEQLAVDLLANQLLFEALNYSHFCKYACSEENPELLDMGGPVEGGFSVAFDPLDGSSIVDTNFTVGTIFGVWPGDKLTGITGRDQVAAAMGVLGPRTTYVLALKDFPGTHEFLLLDEGKWQHVKETTEIGEGKLFSPGNLRATSDNPDYAKLIDYYVNEKYTLRYTGGMVPDVNQIIVKEKGIFTNVSSPSAKAKLRLLFEVAPLGFLIEKAGGYSSDGHQSVLDKVISNIDERTQVAYGSKNEIIRFEETLYGKSRLKGGVAVGAAA, encoded by the exons ATGGAAACAGGCATAGCATGCTACACTCGCGGGCCTTTCTTGCCTAGTGTTTCTTCCAAGCACTCTCCACCCTCCATCTCTCCATCTTTTGGCTTGAGG AGTCTGAAATCGAGCTCTTTATTTGGAGAATCTCTAAGAGTGGCATCCAAATCAACACTAAAGGTTTCAAAGACAAAGAATACTTCACTCGTGACCAGATGTGAAATTGGTGACAGTCTG GAAGAATTCCTCACAAAAGCAACACCAGATAAGGGGTTGATCAGGTTGTTGGTGTCCATGGGAGAAGCATTAAGAACAATTTCCTTCAAAGTGAAGACGGCTTCTTGTGGTGGAACACAATGTGTTAATACTTTTGGGGACGAGCAGCTTGCAGTGGATTTGCTAGCTAATCAGCTTCTTTTTGAG GCCTTAAATTACTCTCATTTCTGCAAGTATGCTTGCTCTGAAGAAAATCCTGAGCTCCTGGACATGGGAGGTCCAGTTGAAG GTGGATTTAGTGTCGCATTTGATCCCCTTGATGGCTCCAGCATTGTGGACACAAATTTCACAGTAGGCACCATCTTTGGTGTGTGGCCTGGAGATAAGTTGACTGGGATCACCGGAAGAGATCAAGTTGCTGCAGCCATGGGGGTTTTGGGTCCTAGAACAACATATGTGCTTGCTCTAAAAGACTTCCCTGGCACCCATGAATTTCTTCTGCTTGATGAAG GAAAATGGCAGCATGTCAAAGAGACCACAGAAATTGGTGAAGGAAAACTGTTCTCCCCAGGAAATTTGAGAGCCACATCTGACAACCCCGATTATGCTAAG TTGATCGATTACTATGTCAATGAAAAGTACACATTGAGATACACTGGAGGAATGGTGCCAGACGTCAACCAG attattgtaaaagaaaaaggaatctTCACCAACGTGTCATCACCATCAGCCAAAGCCAAACTGAGACTGTTGTTTGAGGTAGCTCCTTTGGGGTTCTTGATTGAAAAAGCTGGAGGTTACAGCAGTGATGGTCATCAGTCTGTGCTAGACAAAGTCATCAGTAACATTGATGAGAGAACTCAAGTTGCTTATGGGTCCAAGAATGAGATAATCCGGTTTGAAGAAACCCTGTATGGTAAATCCAGGCTCAAGGGTGGTGTAGCTGTTGGAGCAGCTGCTTAA
- the LOC114395433 gene encoding uncharacterized protein At2g39920-like — translation MSAYAHQMEQQYSAPSLSDDSETGGHYELESGFFMKSFTATIFVASLVTLGVLLITLVISLVIMLQSCQSKSAGGVIELLNINEYYSYCRVYSLHAELNNLEGYNLPRICRDLAVHYIKVGQYARDLDLTMSLIDDYFKSVRPAEDGLDVVLMDIDDIFPRNSDSFNLFHRFYNDSTSNCIKEAKNVKLMFVSRLYMYLQTGGWSIILLSREPRTHRNVTINHLDSAGLRSWSALMMRAEDSDPTKGYEYFSRQRNVIRKKGFRIKSIISSHMDAVTVPETEVRNYLLPGHLCDKFEKQVEHRS, via the exons ATGTCTGCATATGCTCATCAAATGGAGCAGCAGTACTCTGCACCTAGTCTCTCGGATGATTCTG AGACAGGAGGCCATTATGAATTAGAATCAGGATTCTTCATGAAATCGTTTACTGCAACAATCTTCGTTGCTTCACTTGTCACTCTTGGAGTTCTACTAATTACTTTGGTGATTTCCTTGGTGATTATGCTGCAATCCTGTCAAAGTAAAAGTGCCGGAGGAGTTATCGAGCTTCTGAATATAAATGAATACTACAGTTATTGCAGGGTGTATTCTCTGCATGCTGAGCTAAATAACTTAGAAGGATATAATCTTCCTAGAATCTGCAGAGACCTGGCTGTACACTATATCAAAGTAGGCCAATATGCTAGAGACTTGGATTTGACTATGTCTTTGATTGACGATTATTTCAAGAGTGTTAGACCTGCAGAGGATGGTTTGGATGTGGTTTTGATGGACATAGATGACATTTTTCCTCGGAACTCTGACTCTTTCAATTTGTTTCACAG GTTTTACAATGACAGCACTAGCAACTGTATTAAAGAGGCAAAAAATGTAAAGCTCATGTTTGTTTCTAGACTATACATGTACCTTCAAACTGGTGGATGGTCTATAATTTTGTTATCGAGAGAGCCTAGAACACACCGAAACGTCACCATTAATCATCTTGACTCTGCGGGACTTAGAAGTTGGTCTGCCTTGATGATGAG AGCAGAAGATTCAGATCCTACCAAAGGGTATGAGTATTTCTCTAGGCAAAGGAATGTGATAAGGAAAAAGGGCTTCAGAATAAAAAGTATCATAAGTAGCCATATGGATGCAGTGACTGTTCCAGAGACCGAAGTGCGAAATTATTTGCTTCCAGGCCATCTATGTGACAAGTTTGAGAAGCAGGTAGAGCATAGATCCTGA